The segment GCTCTTTGGTTTCGGCGCTGAGCGGGCGGATTGACTTGAGGCGTCTGGTGGGATCGCTGGACAGGATGATGATGCCGTTCTCGTCGCTCACATAGGCTTCGAGGCGAGCGCGCTGCCAGCGTTCTTCAAGGGCTTCGAGCCGGACCTTGATCACCGCTACGCCAATGATCTTGCCTTGTTCTTCGAGGCCGTGAGCCAGGTAATAGCCCGGTTCACCCGACGTGCTGCCGATCCCGTAGAAGCGCCCCGGTTGACCGCGCACGGCGTCCTGGAAGTAGGCGCGAAATGACAGGTCCTCACCCAGGTAGCTGTCGGTATCTCGCCAGTTGCTGGTGGCCATCACGCGGCCAGTGGGGTCGAGCACATAAATGGCCCGGCTGCGGCTGCGACGGTTAAGGCCTTCCAGATACTGGTTGACGGTGACCCGGTTCTGCACGCTTGGGTCGGCCAGCAACCTGGAAACACTGGACTCCAGTTCCAGCAGGCTGGGCAGGTAAGTGTATTTGCCCAGTTCGCTTTCGACGGTACGGGCGTGGAGTTCGAGCTGGCGTTCGCCGGTTTCGCTCAGGGTGCGAATACCGAAGTGTTCACTGATGCGATAGCCCGCGTAGCCCAGGCCGATCGTCAACAGGATGATCAGCAGAGGTAGCAGGAAGTGGCGCAGTAGACGAGGTTTCACGGCAAGTGAGGGCGGAGCACCGCGGTAAAGAGTGGGGTCGCATTTCATCACAGATGCCTTGTCGCGATAAGAGGCACGCGAAAACTGTAGTCGCTGCCGCAGGCTGCGAAGAATACCCTGTGGTATCCAGAAAACGGGGGCTTTGGCCCCCTTCGCAGCCTGCGGCAGCGACTACAGGTATTTGGTTTGCACCAAATTTAGTGCTGCAGGATCTTGGCGAGGAAGTGCTGCGCACGCTCGGAGCGGGCTGATACGTCACCGAAGAACTCTTCTTTCTCGCAGTCTTCGACGATTTTGCCCTGGTCCATAAAGATCACACGGTCGGCCACCTTGCGTGCAAAACCCATTTCGTGGGTTACGCACATCATGGTCATGCCCTCGTTGGCCAGTTGCACCATCACGTCGAGTACTTCGTTAACCATTTCCGGGTCGAGCGCAGAGGTCGGTTCGTCAAACAGCATGACGATCGGGTCCATGGCCAGGGCGCGGGCAATCGCCACACGCTGTTGCTGACCACCGGACAACTGGCCCGGGTGCTTGTGGGCATGGGCCGACAGACCAACGCGCTCCAGCAGTTCAAGGCCTTTTTTAGTGGCTTCGGCCTTGCTGCGACCCAATACCTTGACCTGCGCAATCGTCAGGTTTTCGGTGATGGTCATGTGCGGGAACAGTTCGAAATGCTGGAACACCATGCCAACCCGCGAACGCAGTTTTGGCAGGTTGGTCTTCGGGTCGGCAATGGAAGTGCCGTCAACCGTAATGTCACCTTTCTGGAACGGTTCAAGGGCGTTGACGCACTTGATCAGGGTCGACTTGCCCGAGCCGGACGGGCCGCATACTACGACCACTTCGCCCTTTTTGACTTCAGTACTGCAATCGGTCAGTACCTGGAAGTCCCCGTACCACTTGTTGATGTTCTTGATCGAGATCATACGGCAAACCTTTTTTGCAGACGCTTGACCAGCAGCGAGGCGGAAAAGCTGATGATGAAATACACCAGACCGGCGAAGATCAGGAACTCATTGGAGCGGCCGATGATGTCGCCACTGGAGCGCGAGGCATTGAGGAAGTCAACCAGGCCTACGGTGTAAACCAGCGACGTGTCCTGGAACAGGATAATGCTCTGTTGCAGCAGCAAGGGGGTCATTTTGCGAAAGGCCTGGGGCAGGATGATCAGGCGCATGGCCTGGCCGTAACTCATGCCAAGTGCTTTGGCTGCACCCATCTGGCCTTTGGGAATGGCCTGCACGCCAGCTCGTACGATTTCGCAGAAGTAGGCGGCTTCAAACATCACGAAGGCCACCAGGCACGACTCGAAAGCGCCGATCGGGGTGTCTTTGCCGGTGATCCAGCGCAGCACGAAAGGTACGGCCAGATAGAACCAGGTAATGACCAGCAGGAGCGGGATCGAGCGGAAGTAGTTCACGTAAGCGCCGGCCAGATTGGCCATCCACTTGCTTGACGACAAACGCATCAATGCCAGCACTGTGCCCAGGGCCACGCCACCCACGACGCCCATGACCATGAGCTTCAAGGTCATGACCATGCCGTTCCACAGGCCTGGCAGGGCAGGGACGATGCCGCTGAAATCGAAGAAGTCCATTATTTACCCCCCAGAGACATCAGGCCGGGCACTGCTACTTTTTTCTCGATCAGGCGCATCAGCAACATCAGGCTCATGTTCAAGGTGAAGTAGATCAGGGTGGCCAGGGTGAAGGCTTCAAACAGGTTGGCGGAAAATTCAGCTGTCTGTTTGGTTTGTGCCAGCAGTTCCATCAAGCCGATCAACGAGGCCACGGAGGAGTTCTTGAACACGTTCAGGAACTCGGAGGTGAGCGGTGGAATGATGATCCGGTAGGCTTGCGGCAGCAGCACGTTCCAGTAGATCTGCGACATGCTGAAGCCCATGGCGCGGGCGGCAGCTTCCTGACCTCGTGGCAGTGCCTCGATACCGGTACGAACCTGTTCGCAAACCCGTGCAGCGGTAAACAGGCCCAGGCACACGACAACGCTCAGGTAAGCCGAGGTCGTCGGATTGAGGTCTTGCTTGTACCACTCCTGCAAATCAGGCGGCAGCAGGTCGGGTACCAGGAAGTACCAGATAAACAGCTGCACCAGCAGCGGCACGTTACGGAAGATTTCAACGTAAACCGTGGCGATGCCCGCGATGAAACGGTTCGGCAGTGTGCGCATGACACCCAGCAGCGAACCCAGGATCAAGGCGACAATCCAGGCGACAACAGCGATAGCGATGGTCCAGCCCAATCCGGAAATAAACCAGTCGAGATACGTCTCGCTGCCTACGCCGGTGGACTTGAAGAACACGCTCCAGTCCCAGTTGTAATTCATGCAGGGTCTCCCCTCAGATGGGTCTATAAACAAGCACTTGCTTCAGGGAATCCGTTCTCACCCGACAGGGTCGTCGGGCACACAAAACCCGCTCGATAACCAGCGGTTCGAGTGTTCTCTAATGCAATAAGAAGCTTAGTACAAAGGTGCTCGACAACTCCTCGAGCGTGATGACACACGCTCGGGAGTATCAAAGGTCAGAAATCAGGATTTCTTTTCTTCTGCTGGCTTGTCGTCTGCTGCTTTGTCTGTCGGGTTGGCGATCAGTGCCTTGAGCTCATCGCTCATCGGGAACATCAGGTTCAGGCCTTTTGGTGGAATAGGCGATTGGAACCAGGTGTTGTAGGTGTCGTTGATTTTGCCCGACTTGTAGTAGGCAACGATGGCGTCATCCACTGCTTTTTTGAACTCAGGGTCGCCTTTACGAACCATGCAGCCGTAAATTTCGTACGACTGTGGAGTACCGGTAACAGCCCAGTCAGTTGGCTTCTTGGCTTTAGCCATTTCGCCGGCCAGCAGGGCGTCGTCCATCATGAAAGCAACAGCACGGCCCGACTCAAGCATGTTGAAGGCTTCGCCGTGGTCTTTTGCCGAGATCACGTTCATGCCCATCTGCTTGTCAGCGTTCATCGCCTTGAGGATGCGCTCGGAGGTGGTGCCAGCCGTGGTTACGACGTTCTTGCCTTTCAGGTCAGCGAAGTCCTTGTAAGGCGAGTCCTTTTTGGACAGCAGGCGGGTACCGATTTCGAAGATGCCGACCGAAAAGTCGACTTGTTGCTGGCGTTCCACGTTGTTGGTGGTGGAGCCGCACTCAACGTCAACGGTGCCGTTCTGCACCAGCGGGATACGGGTCTGGGAAGTAACCAGGTTGTATTTGATTTTGAGGTCCGGCATGTCGAGCTGTTTTTTCAGCCCTTCAACGATTGCCAGCTGTACATCGTGGGAGTAACCAACCGGTTTGCCGGAAGCGTCCGCGATGTAGGAGAACGGAATGGAGGAGTCACGATGCCCAAGGGTGATGGTGCCGGATTCTTTGATTTTCTTCAGTGTGCCGGTCAATTCGGCTGCAAAAACTGGAGTGCTAATCAGAGCTGCAGCAATTGCTGCGCCCAAAAGTTGCGGAACGATGCGCATCGGTGTTTCCTCGACATTGTTTTTTTTATTGAGCCCGTTTGTGGGCCCTTTTGTACTTCGAATGTCTCAACAGACTAAACGCTCTGTTAAAGCATTCGGTCCAGAGTGTAGAGCATGAGTCGTGCCAGACATTGAATTTATGTCTAATGCTTTGATTTATAAGGGATTTAAGTTGATTGATGGCGGGCTTTAAAAGCGGTCGCGCCCGGAAAGCCGAATGATACAGGGGTGCGCGTTCGGAAAACCGAATGAAAGATGGCGCAGGCAGTTCGCGATTCAGGTAGTCAGTGTTTTCTGGCAAACCGTTCCGATTTCATCGCGAGCAAGCGGGATCGTCATGCCCTCACCCCACAAGCAATTGAGACCTGTGGGGCGGGGGAGCAGGTTTAAGCCGCTTCTACCTTGCGGTTTTTCAGATTCAGGGTGGCCATGTACTGGGACAGATGCGCCTGCTCTTCAGCGGTGGTAAACAGGCCCAGCTTGGTCCGGCGCCACAGAATGTCCTGTGCATCCAGTGCCCATTCCTGGCTGCACAGGTAATCGACTTCACGGCTGTAGAGGCCACTGCCGATATGCTCGCCCATGTCGCTCAGGCCTTGTACGCCGTCCAGCAAGCGCCACGAGCGGTTGCCATAGGTGATTGCCCAGCGCTTGGCAATCGCGGCATCCAGCCAGCTGTGTTTGCTGATCAGGGCGGCGCTCAGGGCTTTTGGCGTGGTCATGTTTTCGCCGCCCGGCAATGTCGCGGTGGCGGTCCAGCTCGGCTTGATCTGGGTGAAGTAGGGCGTCAATTGGGCCATGGCCGACTCGGCCAGCTTGCGGTAAGTGGTCAGTTTGCCGCCGAACACTGACAGCAGCGGGGCTTCGCCCGGTGCGCCGGACAATGCCAGGGTGTAATCCCGGGTCACTGCTGAAGGGTTGTCGGACTCGTCGTTACACAGCGGGCGCACGCCGGAGTAAGTGCGCAGGATGTCGCTGCGGGTTACTTGTTGCTTGAAGTGGGCATTGACTACATTCAGCAGGTAGTCGGTTTCTTCTTCCGTGATGCTTACTTTGGCCGGATCGCCTGTGTATTCACGGTCGGTGGTGCCGATGATAGTGAACTGATCCATGTAGGGAATGGTGAACACAATCCGCTGATCTTCGTTTTGCAGAATGAACGCATTGGGCGCGTCATACAGCTTGGGAACGATGAGGTGACTGCCCTGGATCAGGCGGATGCCGTAAGGCGAATCCAGCTTCAAGTCGTCTTTGATGAATTTGGCTACCCAAGGGCCAGCGGCATTGACCAAAGCTTTGCTGCGAATCGAAAACAGGCTGCCGTCAGCACGTTCCAGGTTCAATTCCCACAGCCCTTTGTTACGGCGCGCACCCACGCAGCGAGTCTGTGTATGGACATGGGCACCTTTTTCCCGCGCGGCCATGGCGTTAAGTACTACCAGGCGAGCGTCATCGACCCAGCAGTCGGAGTACTCGAAGCCTTTGGTGATTTCTGCTTTCAACGGGCTGTCTGCACCAAACTTGAGGCTGGTGGAGCCCGCGAGTTTTTCGCGCTTGCCCAGATGGTCATACAGGAACAGCCCGGCACGGATCATCCACGCCGGGCGCAGGTGCGGGCGATGGGGCAAGACAAAACGCATGGGTTTGACGATATGCGGTGCTTTGGACAGCAGCACTTCACGTTCAGCCAGTGCTTCTCGTACCAGGCGGAACTCGTAGTGTTCGAGGTAGCGCAAGCCGCCGTGGATCAGCTTGCTGCTGGCGGATGAGGTGTGGCTGGCCAGATCGTCTTTTTCGCAAAGGAACACAGACAAGCCGCGACCGGCTGCGTCTGCCGCAATCCCGACGCCATTGATCCCGCCGCCAATCACAGCAACGTCGTAAACCTCAGCGAGGGGGGTGGCAGGCAAGGTGGTCAGGGACATAAATGGGCCTCGCGTTCTTTACGCATATTTGAATGTGAACACTAATGTTCATTTTCGAAAATATTAGCGGATAAAGGCGAGGGTAGCCAGCACCCTTCGATTGAAAAAACTCATCGAAGGGGGGTTAAAAGAAGAATATCGAACATTTTGGATGGGCAGATGAACCTGCGGGCCGGTTACACCACTTCCAGGCGGATCTTGTTTTGAGCCAGGAGTTGCGCGAGTTCGGGCACGGGCGGCTGGTCGGTGACCAGGCAATCAATCAGGGTGATCGGGCCCAGCCGTACCATCGCATTGCGGCCGAACTTGCTGGAGTCGGCTGCCAGGATCGTTTGTCTGGCGTTGGCGATAATCGCCTGTGAGACGCGAACTTCCTGATAGTCGAAGTCCAGCAGGCTACCGTCGGAGTCGATGCCGCTGATACCGACCAGTGCAAAGTCGAACTTGAACTGGTTGATGAAATCGACACTGGCCTGGCCAACGATACCGCCATCGCGGCGTACGTTGCCGCCTGCGATCAGGACTTCAAAGTCATCCTTGGCACTCAGGATTGAAGCCACGTGCAGGTTGTTGGTGATGATTTTCAGGTGGTTGTGATTGAGCAGCGCCCGTGCAATCGACTCGGTGGTGGTGCCGATATTGATGAAAATCGAGGCGTGATCAGGGATCTGGGCGGCAATGGCTTCGCCAATGCGGCGCTTTTCGTCGCGCATCTGGTCTGCGCGCATGGCGTAGGCAGTGTTTTCAACGCTGGAGTCATAGGCGGCTCCACCGTGGTAACGGCGTAGCAGATCGGCTTCTGCCAGTTGATTGATGTCGCGGCGAATGGTCTGCGGTGTGACGATGAACAGCTGAGCCATTTCCTCGATGCTGACATAACCGCGCTCGCGTACGAGTTCGAGGATCTGCTGCTGGCGTGGAGGCAGATTCATTGATTTTCCTTTGGGCGGCGAAGCAAATTCGCCCATGATGCCGCAGGAAAGCGCCGCCTGCTACTCGCAGGTGCCATCAAATATTGAAGCGACTGCGGGCGCCAATGGCGCCCGCAGCAGTTATTGCCCGGTAGGCTTAGTTGCTTTCTTCGTGGGGTTCCCAGTCGCGAGTGCGGCTGACGGCTTTTTTCCAGCCGGCATAGAGCTTCTCTTTGCTGGCTTCGTCCAGCGCAGGTTCGAATTCGCGCTCGATCACGGCCTTGCCGCGCAATTCATCCAGGCTGCCCCAGAAACCGCAGGCCAGACCAGCCAGGTAGGCCGCGCCCAATGCAGTGGTTTCGCGCATTTGCGGGCGTTCAACCAGGGTGCCGAGAATGTCGGCCTGGAATTGCATCAGGAAATTGTTGGCTACGGCGCCACCGTCCACACGCAAGGCTTTGAGGCGTTCGCCAGAGTCCTGCTGCATGGCATCCAGCACGTCGCGTGTCTGGTAGGCGATCGACTCCAGTGCTGCACGAATGATGTGATCAACGCGTACGCCGCGAGTCAGGCCGAATAATGCGCCACGGGCATACGGGTCCCAGTAAGGGGCGCCCAG is part of the Pseudomonas sp. ML2-2023-3 genome and harbors:
- a CDS encoding amino acid ABC transporter ATP-binding protein translates to MISIKNINKWYGDFQVLTDCSTEVKKGEVVVVCGPSGSGKSTLIKCVNALEPFQKGDITVDGTSIADPKTNLPKLRSRVGMVFQHFELFPHMTITENLTIAQVKVLGRSKAEATKKGLELLERVGLSAHAHKHPGQLSGGQQQRVAIARALAMDPIVMLFDEPTSALDPEMVNEVLDVMVQLANEGMTMMCVTHEMGFARKVADRVIFMDQGKIVEDCEKEEFFGDVSARSERAQHFLAKILQH
- a CDS encoding amino acid ABC transporter permease; translated protein: MDFFDFSGIVPALPGLWNGMVMTLKLMVMGVVGGVALGTVLALMRLSSSKWMANLAGAYVNYFRSIPLLLVITWFYLAVPFVLRWITGKDTPIGAFESCLVAFVMFEAAYFCEIVRAGVQAIPKGQMGAAKALGMSYGQAMRLIILPQAFRKMTPLLLQQSIILFQDTSLVYTVGLVDFLNASRSSGDIIGRSNEFLIFAGLVYFIISFSASLLVKRLQKRFAV
- a CDS encoding amino acid ABC transporter permease, whose protein sequence is MNYNWDWSVFFKSTGVGSETYLDWFISGLGWTIAIAVVAWIVALILGSLLGVMRTLPNRFIAGIATVYVEIFRNVPLLVQLFIWYFLVPDLLPPDLQEWYKQDLNPTTSAYLSVVVCLGLFTAARVCEQVRTGIEALPRGQEAAARAMGFSMSQIYWNVLLPQAYRIIIPPLTSEFLNVFKNSSVASLIGLMELLAQTKQTAEFSANLFEAFTLATLIYFTLNMSLMLLMRLIEKKVAVPGLMSLGGK
- a CDS encoding glutamate/aspartate ABC transporter substrate-binding protein — its product is MRIVPQLLGAAIAAALISTPVFAAELTGTLKKIKESGTITLGHRDSSIPFSYIADASGKPVGYSHDVQLAIVEGLKKQLDMPDLKIKYNLVTSQTRIPLVQNGTVDVECGSTTNNVERQQQVDFSVGIFEIGTRLLSKKDSPYKDFADLKGKNVVTTAGTTSERILKAMNADKQMGMNVISAKDHGEAFNMLESGRAVAFMMDDALLAGEMAKAKKPTDWAVTGTPQSYEIYGCMVRKGDPEFKKAVDDAIVAYYKSGKINDTYNTWFQSPIPPKGLNLMFPMSDELKALIANPTDKAADDKPAEEKKS
- the glpD gene encoding glycerol-3-phosphate dehydrogenase, with the protein product MSLTTLPATPLAEVYDVAVIGGGINGVGIAADAAGRGLSVFLCEKDDLASHTSSASSKLIHGGLRYLEHYEFRLVREALAEREVLLSKAPHIVKPMRFVLPHRPHLRPAWMIRAGLFLYDHLGKREKLAGSTSLKFGADSPLKAEITKGFEYSDCWVDDARLVVLNAMAAREKGAHVHTQTRCVGARRNKGLWELNLERADGSLFSIRSKALVNAAGPWVAKFIKDDLKLDSPYGIRLIQGSHLIVPKLYDAPNAFILQNEDQRIVFTIPYMDQFTIIGTTDREYTGDPAKVSITEEETDYLLNVVNAHFKQQVTRSDILRTYSGVRPLCNDESDNPSAVTRDYTLALSGAPGEAPLLSVFGGKLTTYRKLAESAMAQLTPYFTQIKPSWTATATLPGGENMTTPKALSAALISKHSWLDAAIAKRWAITYGNRSWRLLDGVQGLSDMGEHIGSGLYSREVDYLCSQEWALDAQDILWRRTKLGLFTTAEEQAHLSQYMATLNLKNRKVEAA
- a CDS encoding DeoR family transcriptional regulator; its protein translation is MNLPPRQQQILELVRERGYVSIEEMAQLFIVTPQTIRRDINQLAEADLLRRYHGGAAYDSSVENTAYAMRADQMRDEKRRIGEAIAAQIPDHASIFINIGTTTESIARALLNHNHLKIITNNLHVASILSAKDDFEVLIAGGNVRRDGGIVGQASVDFINQFKFDFALVGISGIDSDGSLLDFDYQEVRVSQAIIANARQTILAADSSKFGRNAMVRLGPITLIDCLVTDQPPVPELAQLLAQNKIRLEVV